A part of Dermacentor variabilis isolate Ectoservices chromosome 10, ASM5094787v1, whole genome shotgun sequence genomic DNA contains:
- the LOC142560529 gene encoding uncharacterized protein LOC142560529 has protein sequence MTTAPNRATTTTKATATLQPPPLPPGHPPMMTKAPPHQPPPKVTKAPPPRPPPKLTKPLPPGSRPKVTKAPPPGPPPKMTKAPPPGPPPKMTKAPLPGPPPKVTKSLPPGYPPKVTKASPHQPPPKVTKAPPPGPPPKATKPLPPGYPPKVTKAPPHQPPPKVTKAPPSGPPPKVTKPLPPGYPPKVTKAPPHQPPPKVTKAPPSGPPPKVTKPLPPGYRPKVTKAPPHQPPPKVTKAPPPGPPPKVTKPLPPGYPPKVTKAPPPGPPPKVTEAPPPGPPPNVTKPLPPGYPPKVTKAPPPGPPPKVTEAPSLQPSPKVTKPLPPGYPPKVTKAPPHQPPPKVTKAPPPASPPKMTKPLPPPLPPKTTKPVPPRPSIKTTKPRPPQPPPLPPKTMKPVPPRPSPMTTKPLPPQPPPGVTKPMPPPPLPPKTTKPVPPRPLPKTTKPRPSQPPPKVTKPLPPPPSPKTTKPPPPPPPRKITKPVPPPSPKTTKPPPAPPPPKITKPLPPPPSPKTTKPPPPPPPPKITKPVPLPPPPKTTKLPPVTTPPKTMTPPKTTRPQPRTTTPSPASPTPTTTPGAMTTSERPGIPRYTTVCTVSYLHTGLPLPLGGECDIIYYDSLLLRPEDTFMGTFANAYLKPIFDAAKESNVSHNTEFGMSVHAPAINDFSTEVRSDAGKQHYMDHWQHKVYNWGVLNIHEIILKSTPDILKTSLIVLKELKDIATAAGKNASMVVGLFCKVTGGCDKVSEYLKTIYLPDAIVVLGHISFRDNNITDCTILPLSCFKDPSVRYKNLSYMHSMVCGNKSFGYTEHFQYTAFHVTGFTFDKKEGFTMTFETEESLEKKFCLSLDNNTQLLIGIAVYDVNYDAAPKDCKQFKGAAWSRLMWIERMRKLLRVAATYDSGQFVARCLYDIKSKTKIAAYRALPTRAMSPRLRQTFYKSIIS, from the exons ATGACCACAGCACCAAATCGGGCGACTACGACAACAAAAGCTACAGCGACGCTGCAGCCTCCGCCTCTGCCGCCAGGACATCCACCCATGATGACGAAAGCTCCGCCGCACCAACCGCCACCCAAGGTGACAAAAGCTCCGCCGCCCCGACCGCCACCCAAGTTGACGAAGCCCCTTCCGCCAGGGTCTCGACCCAAGGTGACGAAAGCTCCGCCGCCAGGACCGCCACCCAAGATGACGAAAGCTCCGCCGCCAGGACCGCCACCCAAGATGACGAAAGCTCCGCTGCCAGGACCGCCACCCAAGGTGACGAAGTCTCTGCCGCCAGGATATCCACCCAAGGTTACGAAAGCTTCGCCGCACCAACCGCCACCCAAGGTGACGAAAGCTCCGCCGCCAGGACCGCCACCCAAGGCGACTAAGCCTCTGCCGCCAGGATATCCACCCAAGGTGACGAAAGCTCCGCCGCACCAACCGCCACCCAAGGTGACGAAAGCTCCGCCGTCAGGACCGCCACCCAAGGTGACGAAGCCTCTGCCGCCAGGATATCCACCCAAGGTGACGAAAGCTCCGCCGCACCAACCGCCACCCAAGGTGACGAAAGCTCCGCCGTCAGGACCGCCACCCAAGGTGACGAAGCCTCTGCCGCCAGGATATCGACCCAAGGTGACGAAAGCTCCGCCGCACCAACCGCCACCCAAGGTGACGAAAGCTCCGCCGCCAGGACCGCCACCCAAGGTGACGAAGCCTCTGCCGCCAGGATATCCACCCAAGGTGACGAAAGCTCCGCCGCCAGGACCGCCACCCAAGGTGACGGAAGCTCCGCCGCCAGGACCGCCACCCAACGTGACGAAGCCTCTGCCGCCAGGATATCCACCCAAGGTGACGAAAGCTCCGCCGCCAGGACCGCCACCCAAGGTGACGGAAGCTCCGTCGCTCCAACCTTCACCCAAGGTGACGAAGCCTCTGCCGCCAGGATATCCACCCAAGGTGACGAAAGCTCCGCCGCACCAACCGCCACCCAAGGTGACGAAAGCTCCGCCGCCAGCATCTCCACCCAAGATGACGAAGCCTCTGCCGCCACCACTGCCACCCAAGACGACGAAGCCTGTGCCGCCACGACCGTCAATCAAGACGACCAAGCCTCGGCCGCCACAACCGCCACCACTGCCACCCAAGACGATGAAGCCTGTGCCGCCACGACCGTCACCCATGACGACCAAGCCTCTGCCTCCACAACCGCCACCAGGGGTGACGAAACCtatgccaccaccaccactgccaccgAAGACGACGAAGCCTGTGCCGCCACGACCGTTACCCAAGACGACCAAGCCTCGGCCGTCACAACCGCCACCAAAGGTGACGAAGCCTCTACCGCCACCTCCGTCACCAAAGACGACCAAGCCtccaccgccaccaccgccacgCAAGATTACGAAGCCGGTGCCGCCACCGTCACCCAAGACGACCAAGCCTCCGCCGGCACCACCGCCACCCAAGATTACGAAGCCTCTGCCACCACCTCCGTCACCCAAGACGACCAAGCCtccaccgccaccaccgccacccaAGATTACGAAGCCTGTGCCGCTACCTCCGCCACCCAAGACGACCAAGCTTCCGCCAGTGACAACGCCACCCAAGACGATGACGCCTCCGAAGACGACAAGGCCACAACCGAGGACGACAACGCCATCGCCGGCGTcaccaacgccgacgacgacgcctgGCGCAATGACCACGTCGGAAC GTCCGGGCATACCTCGCTACACTACCGTGTGCACGGTGAGCTACCTGCACACCGGACTGCCCTTGCCCCTGGGCGGCGAGTGCGACATCATCTACTACGACTCGCTGCTCCTGCGCCCGGAGGACACGTTCATGGGCACGTTCGCCAACGCCTACCTGAAGCCCATCTTCGATGCCGCCAAGGAGAGCAACGTCAGCCACAACACCGAATTCGGGATGTCCGTGCACGCACC GGCGATTAACGACTTCTCCACCGAGGTCAGATCGGACGCCGGCAAGCAGCACTACATGGATCACTGGCAGCACAAGGTATACAACTGGGGCGTCCTCAACATCCACGAGATCATTCTGAAGAGCACCCCTGACATCCTCAAGACTTCGCTCATCGTCCTCAAG GAGCTGAAGGACATTGCTACGGCGGCGGGCAAGAACGCCTCTATGGTTGTGGGCCTTTTCTGCAAGGTCACCGGAGGATGCGATAAAGTGTCCGAGTACCTCAA GACCATATACCTCCCGGATGCTATTGTGGTCTTGGGGCACATTTCTTTCCGGGACAACAACATCACGGATTGCACGATTTTGCCCCTTAGCTGCTTTAAGGACCCGTCTGTGCGATACAAGAACCTATCCTACATGCACTCCATG GTTTGCGGCAACAAAAGCTTCGGATATACCGAGCACTTTCAATACACGGCATTTCACGTCACCGGATTTACCTTTGACAAGAAGGAGGGCTTTACAATGACCTTCGAGACGGAAGAATCActggaaaaaaag TTCTGTCTCTCCTTGGACAACAACACGCAGCTGCTCATCGGAATCGCCGTCTACGACGTCAACTACGATGCCGCGCCCAAGGACTGCAAGCAGTTCAAGGGAGCCGCCTGGTCCCGGCTCATGTGGATCGAGAGGATGCGCAAACTGCTCAGAGTTGCCGCCACGTACGACTCCGGGCAATTTGTTGCTCGCTGCCTGTACG ataTAAAATCCAAGACGAAGATAGCTGCCTACCGGGCGCTTCCCACCCGTGCCATGTCGCCAAGGCTCCGTCAAACTTTTTATAAGTCGATTATTTCGTGA